A window from Citrus sinensis cultivar Valencia sweet orange chromosome 3, DVS_A1.0, whole genome shotgun sequence encodes these proteins:
- the LOC127898643 gene encoding putative disease resistance RPP13-like protein 1 produces MAVGELLLSAFFQVIFDRLAPHGELLNFVRQLGGGVDSELKKWENTLTMIKAVLSDAEEKQLTDQAVKIWLDSLRDLAYDVEDILDVFATRALEHKLIAEHDHEASTSKVQRLLPVAFFRCFNRYTVKFNHSMRSSVKDITGRLEELCKQRIELGLQLTPGGASSNTAAQRRPPSSSVPTERTVFGRHQDKAKILEMVSANSPSGHANIAVIPIVGMGGIGKTTLAREVYNDKEVETFKFDIKAWVCVSEDFDVLSISRAILESITYSSCDLKALNEVQVQLKKAVDGKKIFLVLDDVWNEDYGLWEDLKAPLMGAAPNSKIVVTTRHSHVASTMEPTQQYNLRCLSDEDCWSLFMMHAFVSRDLTAQQISDLFRDKVVGKCRGLPLAAKALGGLLRSKRHDAWDEILNNKILDLPRQKWHSRSVKFELSLSSFSPEEMFFLLWYFPQRL; encoded by the coding sequence ATGGCTGTTGGAGAGCTCTTACTCTCAGCTTTCTTTCAGGTGATTTTTGACAGACTGGCCCCCCATGGTGAATTACTCAACTTTGTTCGTCAACTTGGAGGCGGGGTTGATTCGGAGCTCAAGAAGTGGGAAAACACTTTGACGATGATTAAGGCGGTTCTCAGCGATGCAGAGGAGAAGCAACTGACGGACCAGGCTGTGAAGATTTGGCTGGACAGTCTTCGGGACTTGGCTTATGATGTTGAGGACATTCTTGATGTGTTTGCCACCAGAGCTTTGGAGCACAAGTTGATAGCAGAACATGATCATGAGGCCAGCACTAGCAAAGTACAGAGGCTCCTCCCTGTAGCTTTTTTCCGTTGTTTCAATCGGTATACTGTTAAGTTCAATCACAGTATGCGTTCCAGCGTAAAAGACATTACTGGCCGCTTGGAAGAACTATGTAAACAAAGAATTGAACTTGGATTGCAGTTGACTCCTGGAGGGGCATCGTCAAATACAGCTGCACAGCGAAGGCCACCCAGTTCAAGTGTTCCAACAGAACGTACTGTCTTTGGGAGACACCAAGATAAGGCCAAAATACTTGAAATGGTATCGGCCAATTCCCCGAGTGGTCATGCCAATATTGCTGTAATACCCATCGTCGGCATGGGTGGGATTGGAAAAACAACCCTTGCTCGGGAGGTCTACAATGATAAGGAGGTGGAAACTTTCAAGTTCGACATTAAAGCATGGGTTTGCGTTTCTGAGGACTTTGATGTCTTGAGCATTTCAAGGGCAATTCTCGAGTCAATCACCTACTCGAGTTGTGATCTCAAGGCTTTAAATGAAGTGCAGGTTCAGTTGAAAAAAGCAGTCGATggtaaaaaaatctttttggtCTTAGATGATGTTTGGAACGAGGACTACGGCTTGTGGGAAGACCTGAAAGCTCCACTCATGGGTGCTGCACCAAACAGTAAAATAGTTGTCACCACTCGCCATTCACATGTTGCATCAACAATGGAACCAACTCAACAATATAATCTACGGTGCCTGTCAGATGAAGATTGCTGGTCCCTGTTCATGATGCACGCGTTTGTGAGTAGAGATCTTACTGCACAACAAATTTCAGATTTATTCCGTGACAAAGTAGTTGGAAAGTGCAGAGGCTTGCCCCTAGCCGCAAAGGCTCTTGGTGGACTTTTACGTTCTAAGAGACATGATGCTTGGGACGAAATATTGAACAACAAAATCTTGGATCTACCTCGACAAAAGTGGCATTCTCGCAGTGTTAAATTTGAGTTATCACTATCTTCCTTCTCACCTGAAGAGATGTTTTTCTTATTGTGGTATTTTCCCCAAAGGTTATAA